One Hordeum vulgare subsp. vulgare chromosome 4H, MorexV3_pseudomolecules_assembly, whole genome shotgun sequence DNA window includes the following coding sequences:
- the LOC123450840 gene encoding bromodomain-containing protein DDB_G0270170-like: MPWETHQSARPRHPHQTRPRPADRNATVPPTATALRDRDGPAPHARAEGEPVATERAPDEKYQTHARPHAPRPVRPNAGHPTPAPDPALLAAAPPAPPMAKTRRPPAPPPPPPPPPAPAETPSPQRKRKKKGRPSLLDLQRRSLRLQAQSPEAASPPPPPSRRGPDPSDDDDDAGGAGTGRRRQKRLKNVLSGAGEEEGEGAAAVEEKKDAAKATGKGAAASSGGGPTGTPLPDKKLLLFILDRLQKKDTYGVYSDPVDPEELPDYHELIEHPMDFSTIREKLLSDKYTILEQFENDVFLLTSNAMSYNSEDTVYYRQARSIEALAKKDFENLRQASDSEEEQPKTAPRRGRPPKNAKKTVEKVEDDGSPDLSNVKGNRSVDNTETRKRWTSDRARNNITMRDSSILHNTFGSFSGKKTEKTGLYSGSSKYGKKTTILDDDRRSTYDQQYSNYSPLFSALDCERKQLLPIGLQQQHAYARSLARFAAKLGPIGWDIAAKGIRRVLPPGTKFGPGWVIDGEPPQNSQCPRVPEVTDPSTKSSIPSCGIPPKSDDVRRSSELSSNVDAVVGEEHVTKNQPVASTSAGFDRSSTSASKVPTYENGVTMSCDGVGNTRATTPPLQQQSNSQEVPSNINGIIAAPNTMGQYGGQGLFGPGMQMTHAQVLGMFSGVNGRANGFLHGHRLTEESVKTAQNGVLGKTATTSPLQDADHDPNQKGSFPQEENRSASPSLNSASSPPRGKAAANLKQPDLVLQL; this comes from the exons ATGCCCTGGGAGACCCACCAATCAGCCCGGCCCCGCCATCCCCACCAGACGCGCCCCAGGCCGGCCGATCGCAACGCGACAGTTCCACCCACGGCCACTGCCTTGCGGGACCGGGACGGCCCGGCCCCACACGCCAGGGCCGAGGGGGAGCCCGTCGCGACCGAAAGAGCCCCGGACGAAAAATACCAAACGCACGCGAGGCCACACGCACCCCGACCCGTTCGCCCCAACGCAGGCCATCCCACCCCCGCCCCCGaccccgccctcctcgccgccgccccgccggcgCCGCCGATGGCCAAGACCCGGAGGccgcccgccccgccgccgccccctccgccgcccCCCGCGCCCGCGGAGACCCCGTCCCCGCAGCGGAAGCGCAAGAAGAAGGGCCGCCCGTCGCTCCTCGACCTCCAGCGCCGCAGCCTCCGCCTGCAGGCGCAGAGCCCCGAGGCCgcgtccccgccgccgcccccctcgcgCCGCGGCCCCGACccctccgacgacgacgacgacgcgggGGGTGCCGgcaccggccgccgccgccagaaGCGGCTCAAAAACGTCCTCTCCGGCGCCGGCGAG gaggagggggagggagcggctgcggtggaggagaagaaggatgccgcgaaaGCGACGGGGAAAG GGGCCGCTGCGTCGTCGGGTGGCGGGCCCACGGGGACGCCCCTCCCGGACAAAAAGTTGCTGCTCTTCATCCTCGACAGGCTCCAGAA GAAGGACACCTATGGAGTTTACTCGGACCCCGTCGACCCGGAGGAG CTTCCGGATTACCATGAGCTCATCGAGCATCCGATGGACTTCTCAACGATCCGCGAGAAGCTTTTGAGCGACAAGTATACCATCCTGGAGCAGTTCGAG AATGATGTATTTCTACTTACATCTAATGCCATGTCCTACAATTCAGAAGACACGGTATACTATCGACAG GCACGGTCTATTGAAGCTCTTGCAAAAAAGGATTTTGAGAACCTGAGGCAAGCTAGTGATAGTGAAGAAGAACAACCGAAGACAGCACCTAGAAGAGGCAGGCCACcaaaaaatgcaaagaaaacagttGAGAAGGTTGAGGACGATGGTTCACCAGATTTATCCAATGTAAAAGGAAACAGATCTGTAGACAACACTGAGACAAGAAAAAGATGGACTAGTGACAGAGCTCGAAATAATATTACCATGAGAGATTCATCCATTCTTCACAACACATTCGGTTCTTTTAGCggtaaaaaaacagagaaaactgGTCTTTACTCAG GGTCTTCGAAGTATGGAAAGAAGACTACTATTTTAGACGATGATCGGCGGAGTACATATGATCAGCAATACTCAAATTATAGTCCTCTTTTTTCTGCCCTTGATTGTGAGCGAAAACAGCTACTTCCA ATTGGGCTTCAGCAGCAACATGCATATGCCAGGAGCCTGGCACGGTTTGCGGCAAAACTCGGACCAATTGGATGGGATATAGCAGCGAAAGGAATCAGACGTGTATTACCACCTGGGACAAAGTTTGGCCCAGGATGGGTTATAGATGGCGAGCCACCTCAAAACTCGCAGTGTCCGCGAGTTCCTGAAGTTACCGACCCGTCCACAAAGTCCAGTATTCCATCGTGCGGTATACCACCCAAAAGTGATGACGTCCGTCGGAGTTCTGAGCTATCTTCAAATGTGGATGCTGTCGTCGGTGAAGAGCATGTAACTAAAAACCAGCCAGTGGCGTCCACATCAGCAGGCTTTGACCGGAGCTCTACATCTGCCAGTAAAGTACCCACATATGAAAATGGAGTTACCATGTCATGTGATGGTGTGGGTAATACTCGAGCAACAACGCCTCCGTTacagcagcagagcaacagtCAAGAGGTCCCCTCTAATATCAATGGAATAATTGCTGCTCCGAACACCATGGGTCAGTATGGTGGACAAGGTTTATTTGGGCCAGGCATGCAGATGACGCATGCCCAAGTGCTCGGTATGTTTTCTGGAGTCAATGGCAGAGCCAACGGGTTCCTCCACGGGCATCGACTGACGGAGGAGAGCGTTAAAACAGCACAGAACGGAGTGCTTGGAAAGACAGCCACCACCAGCCCCTTGCAAGACGCAGATCAtgatccaaatcaaaagggttcttttCCACAAGAGGAGAACAGGTCTGCTTCTCCAAGCTTGAATTCTGCCAGTTCCCCGCCTAGGGGGAAAGCGGCAGCGAATCTGAAGCAACCGGACCTGGTATTACAGCTCTGA